In Trichocoleus desertorum ATA4-8-CV12, a single window of DNA contains:
- the cbiT gene encoding precorrin-6Y C5,15-methyltransferase subunit CbiT, with product MSSPLWPYVTPGIPDDLFERLPGIPMSQREVRLLLVSHLRLKADSVLWDVGAGTGTIPVEAGLLCPQGHIVAIERDEDVVSLIRRNCDRFGVNNVEIIEGSAPECLKTIQRQPNRVCLEGGRSVKAILKAVWSHLALQGRIVVTASSLEGLYAASESFSELQVRNIEVVQSAMNRLEKRGMNQTFASVDPIFVLSGEKLE from the coding sequence ATGTCTTCTCCCCTCTGGCCCTATGTGACTCCTGGCATTCCTGACGATCTGTTCGAGCGACTGCCAGGGATTCCGATGAGCCAACGGGAGGTGCGGTTGTTGCTGGTGTCGCATCTGCGTCTCAAAGCCGATTCGGTATTATGGGATGTTGGGGCGGGCACAGGTACGATTCCGGTAGAGGCAGGGCTGCTCTGTCCCCAAGGGCATATTGTGGCGATCGAGCGAGATGAAGATGTTGTCAGTTTGATTCGACGAAACTGCGATCGCTTCGGGGTCAACAATGTGGAAATTATCGAAGGGAGTGCGCCTGAGTGCCTCAAAACTATCCAACGTCAGCCCAATCGCGTTTGCCTTGAAGGAGGCCGCTCGGTCAAAGCGATCCTCAAAGCTGTGTGGTCTCATCTGGCGTTGCAGGGGCGGATTGTGGTGACGGCTTCCAGTTTGGAAGGGTTGTATGCAGCTTCTGAAAGCTTTTCGGAATTGCAGGTTCGCAATATCGAAGTGGTGCAATCGGCAATGAACCGCTTAGAAAAGCGAGGGATGAATCAAACCTTTGCCTCAGTTGACCCAATTTTTGTCCTTAGCGGTGAGAAGCTAGAGTGA
- a CDS encoding phosphatidate cytidylyltransferase — MPWSRIFSGIIAIALALALTVVGGWYFTLAFGVIIYLGQLEYFQLVRAKGIAPAAKTTLVVSQALLVLSTMAPDLAEAVFPVAGTFICFYLLFQPKFATIADISASIMGLFYGGYLPSYWVRLRSLGTVEHSNLPLWGYWPDNWTSLQALPQGLVVTLLAFCCIWAADIGAYTFGKFFGRTRLSDISPKKTVEGAAFGVFGSIAVAMTGSWWLDWSGWPLTGFALGLLIGIASLLGDLTESMMKRDAGVKDSGQLIPGHGGILDRADSYVFTAPLVYYFVTLLLPLLPQT; from the coding sequence ATGCCTTGGTCTCGGATTTTTAGTGGAATTATTGCGATCGCCCTGGCCCTAGCCCTGACTGTAGTAGGGGGCTGGTACTTCACCCTGGCTTTCGGTGTGATCATTTATCTAGGTCAACTAGAATACTTTCAGCTAGTTCGCGCCAAAGGGATTGCTCCTGCGGCTAAGACAACCCTGGTAGTCAGCCAAGCCTTGTTGGTGCTCTCCACAATGGCTCCCGATTTAGCAGAAGCTGTGTTTCCAGTGGCGGGTACGTTTATTTGTTTCTATCTGCTGTTTCAGCCTAAATTTGCCACGATCGCCGATATTTCCGCCTCGATTATGGGCTTGTTCTATGGCGGTTATTTACCGAGTTACTGGGTAAGGTTGCGATCGCTAGGCACCGTCGAGCACAGCAACCTGCCACTCTGGGGCTACTGGCCCGATAACTGGACTAGTTTGCAAGCACTACCCCAAGGCTTAGTGGTCACTCTCCTGGCATTTTGCTGCATCTGGGCCGCTGACATTGGCGCTTACACCTTCGGGAAATTCTTTGGCCGCACTCGCCTCTCAGACATCAGTCCCAAGAAAACTGTAGAAGGTGCCGCTTTTGGGGTGTTTGGTAGCATTGCTGTCGCTATGACTGGCTCCTGGTGGCTAGATTGGTCCGGGTGGCCCCTAACAGGTTTCGCCTTAGGCTTGCTGATCGGGATTGCCAGCTTGTTAGGCGACCTCACCGAATCAATGATGAAGCGAGATGCTGGCGTCAAAGATTCCGGGCAGCTAATTCCTGGACATGGCGGTATTCTCGATCGCGCTGACAGTTATGTGTTTACCGCACCACTGGTCTACTATTTTGTGACTTTGTTGTTGCCGCTTTTGCCCCAGACTTGA
- a CDS encoding DUF2993 domain-containing protein, whose protein sequence is MTAAKQSQLISKVLSPAVRLWLRSQVEQVEELQVKIEGGDRRILTGQIQRVGITAHKAIYQGLHLSHLQLVGENIRINLGQVLRGKPLNLLEPIPVTGSLVLEEADLNASLSAPLLATALAEFLATLLKSEIQAVLDAPLPGHQAINLQNSQIIIAAGQLTLSASLIAVSGAVTPIVIRTGLQLKNGHTLQLDRPQWLTHLQAKRGLPLGDLDGFEVDLGSEVDLEELSLENSTLICRGRIMVTPA, encoded by the coding sequence ATGACCGCAGCAAAACAAAGCCAACTGATCAGTAAGGTGTTGTCGCCCGCAGTACGGCTATGGTTGCGATCGCAGGTGGAGCAAGTTGAAGAATTGCAAGTCAAAATTGAAGGGGGCGATCGCCGCATCCTAACGGGACAGATTCAAAGAGTGGGGATCACGGCACACAAAGCGATCTACCAAGGGCTGCATCTCAGCCACTTGCAACTGGTGGGAGAAAATATTCGGATTAACCTGGGCCAAGTTCTGCGGGGTAAACCACTGAATTTGCTAGAACCGATCCCCGTTACAGGCAGCTTAGTGCTAGAAGAAGCTGATCTGAATGCTTCGCTGTCAGCCCCCTTACTTGCAACCGCTTTAGCCGAATTCCTAGCAACTCTGCTGAAATCAGAAATCCAAGCCGTTTTAGATGCACCGCTCCCTGGTCACCAAGCCATCAACTTGCAAAACTCCCAAATTATTATCGCTGCGGGCCAACTGACCTTGAGTGCCAGTCTAATAGCCGTCAGCGGAGCCGTGACTCCGATCGTGATTCGCACTGGGTTGCAGCTAAAAAACGGCCATACCTTACAGCTCGATCGCCCCCAATGGCTCACTCATCTACAAGCCAAGCGAGGTTTACCTTTAGGCGATCTAGACGGCTTTGAAGTGGATCTAGGGTCAGAAGTTGATCTCGAAGAGTTATCCCTAGAAAACAGCACCCTAATTTGTCGCGGTCGCATTATGGTGACGCCAGCATAG
- a CDS encoding DUF4912 domain-containing protein, whose translation MAKERPPLEEMTLRQLRKVASECNISRYSRMRKDQLLAAIQEVQRTKFSLSPSRTLEAQEEVEAAKFDVGQEDRTGGSLAAVDEGLADLPEGYGESRVVLMPRDPQWAYTYWDIPNEHKEDLRRQGGQQLALRLYDVTDISLEYQSPHSIQEYPSDELAREWYLPIPVSDRDYVVDIGYRCADGRWLVLARSAPVRVPPVYPSDWIEDQFITLAWEEDLRDKTFLELIPPAKRAAAATTGYGAGAPIDAAGNPIYDAIFGMAQTTEAQRVAGSLYGSMQQVPVHEQAVSSYVFPSGVGMWALPTASGLNMSGVGMSGAGFASAPPIRPRQFWLVADAELIVYGATEPDATVTIGGRPIKLNPDGTFRFQMSFQDGLIDYPIMAVASDGEQTRSVHMKLTRETPSRNTNTKEEAVPEWLS comes from the coding sequence ATGGCTAAGGAACGTCCACCTTTAGAAGAGATGACCCTGCGGCAGCTGCGTAAAGTGGCTAGCGAATGCAACATTTCTCGCTACAGTCGCATGCGCAAAGATCAACTGCTAGCAGCGATTCAAGAAGTACAACGTACCAAGTTTTCTCTCAGTCCATCTCGCACGTTGGAGGCACAAGAAGAAGTGGAAGCAGCAAAGTTTGACGTAGGTCAAGAGGACCGTACAGGAGGTTCACTGGCTGCCGTTGACGAAGGATTGGCAGATCTCCCTGAAGGGTATGGAGAGAGCCGCGTTGTGCTGATGCCTCGCGATCCCCAATGGGCTTACACCTACTGGGATATCCCCAATGAGCATAAGGAAGACTTGCGCCGTCAAGGTGGTCAACAGCTAGCTCTGCGTCTCTATGATGTGACAGACATCAGCTTGGAATACCAAAGCCCTCACAGCATTCAAGAGTATCCTAGCGATGAGTTGGCGCGGGAGTGGTATTTGCCGATTCCCGTGAGCGATCGCGACTATGTAGTAGACATTGGTTATCGCTGTGCGGATGGTCGCTGGTTGGTGCTAGCTCGTTCTGCCCCAGTACGGGTGCCCCCAGTTTATCCCTCCGACTGGATTGAAGATCAATTCATCACCCTAGCTTGGGAAGAAGATCTGCGCGATAAGACCTTCCTAGAGCTGATTCCCCCTGCTAAGCGGGCTGCTGCGGCTACAACTGGTTACGGTGCAGGTGCCCCTATCGATGCTGCTGGCAACCCCATCTACGATGCTATCTTCGGCATGGCGCAAACGACAGAGGCTCAGCGGGTCGCGGGTTCGCTCTACGGCTCGATGCAGCAAGTGCCTGTACATGAGCAAGCAGTTAGCTCTTATGTCTTCCCGTCTGGTGTGGGTATGTGGGCGCTTCCTACGGCTTCTGGCCTGAATATGTCTGGTGTGGGCATGTCTGGAGCTGGTTTTGCTTCCGCCCCTCCAATTCGGCCTCGCCAGTTCTGGTTGGTGGCGGATGCAGAACTCATCGTCTACGGTGCCACTGAACCCGATGCCACAGTAACGATCGGCGGTCGCCCCATCAAGCTCAACCCCGATGGCACGTTCCGCTTCCAGATGTCGTTCCAAGATGGCTTGATCGACTACCCCATCATGGCGGTAGCGTCAGATGGCGAACAAACGCGATCGGTTCACATGAAGCTCACTCGCGAAACCCCATCTCGCAATACCAACACCAAGGAAGAAGCCGTTCCCGAATGGCTGTCTTAA
- a CDS encoding SMI1/KNR4 family protein, with the protein MNNLITRFQTLIDFRRKIGQPVEQYFLPGLSRQYLQEKISQYPFYFPEEFMELYTWRNGTKDEDFLMFRDMAWLSLENSIAQYELMMEVFWSEGDNEEIGLEPEKMFPFAAFTGFNLYLSYPGQRMCPNIELPIICTGKGALDPYYDSFTSMLDTVEEWFKVGKHNEHSCDVEESLEREIWRKHNPEVFRIIGF; encoded by the coding sequence ATGAATAATCTGATAACTCGTTTCCAAACTCTTATAGATTTTCGCAGAAAAATTGGACAGCCTGTTGAGCAATATTTCTTACCTGGTTTAAGCCGTCAGTATCTTCAGGAAAAGATTTCGCAATATCCATTCTATTTTCCAGAAGAGTTTATGGAGTTATACACGTGGCGTAACGGAACTAAAGATGAAGACTTTTTAATGTTCAGAGATATGGCTTGGTTAAGCCTTGAGAACTCGATTGCTCAGTATGAGTTAATGATGGAAGTGTTTTGGAGTGAAGGCGATAACGAAGAAATTGGATTGGAGCCTGAAAAGATGTTCCCATTCGCTGCATTCACTGGTTTTAACTTGTACTTGAGCTATCCAGGACAGAGGATGTGCCCAAACATAGAGCTTCCCATCATTTGTACAGGAAAAGGTGCTCTCGACCCTTACTATGACTCATTCACATCTATGTTAGATACGGTTGAGGAGTGGTTCAAAGTTGGTAAACACAATGAGCACTCATGCGACGTTGAAGAGAGTCTTGAGCGCGAAATTTGGCGCAAACATAACCCAGAGGTTTTTAGAATTATAGGTTTTTAG
- a CDS encoding antibiotic biosynthesis monooxygenase, translating into MQYVLIIHEVEDYAAWKTVFDNAAQIRKEAGELSYQLLRFENNENNIVHFSHWNSLQNAKNFFESERLVEIRKQAGVKAPTFVYLDEIENGIL; encoded by the coding sequence ATGCAATACGTCCTCATTATTCACGAAGTTGAAGATTACGCCGCATGGAAAACAGTTTTCGATAATGCAGCACAAATCCGGAAAGAAGCTGGAGAACTTAGTTATCAATTACTCAGGTTTGAAAACAACGAAAACAACATTGTGCATTTTTCACACTGGAATTCACTGCAAAATGCAAAGAACTTCTTCGAGTCCGAGCGATTGGTAGAAATCCGCAAGCAAGCTGGGGTCAAAGCGCCCACATTTGTCTATTTAGACGAGATTGAAAATGGCATTTTATGA
- a CDS encoding DUF5615 family PIN-like protein — translation MKLLFDQNLSRKLVARLASIFPDSSHVQFHDLAEKTDTEVWEFAKANDFCIVTQDADFAERSRLYGAPPKVVWLRCGNAPTIEVEGLIRSGTEAIQELLDNPDLHSLELY, via the coding sequence TTGAAGCTACTGTTTGACCAAAATTTAAGTCGTAAGTTAGTCGCTCGGTTAGCCAGTATTTTTCCTGATTCCAGTCATGTTCAATTTCATGATTTAGCAGAAAAGACTGATACTGAAGTATGGGAATTTGCCAAAGCAAATGATTTTTGTATTGTCACTCAGGATGCAGATTTCGCGGAAAGAAGCCGTTTATATGGCGCACCACCTAAGGTGGTATGGCTACGCTGTGGCAATGCACCAACTATTGAAGTCGAAGGTCTAATTCGTTCTGGAACAGAAGCCATCCAAGAGCTTTTAGACAACCCTGATTTACACTCTTTAGAGTTGTACTAA
- a CDS encoding DUF433 domain-containing protein, whose product MSYRDIITIEPDKRGGKPCIRRMRITVYDVLGWLAAGMSHAEILEDFPELTEADIRACLEFAADREHRLVASVGAA is encoded by the coding sequence ATGAGCTATCGCGATATCATTACGATCGAGCCAGATAAGCGAGGTGGCAAGCCCTGTATTCGACGTATGAGAATTACTGTGTACGATGTTCTGGGATGGTTAGCGGCTGGAATGTCTCATGCTGAGATTCTAGAGGACTTTCCTGAACTCACAGAAGCAGATATTCGAGCCTGTCTAGAATTTGCGGCTGATCGTGAGCATCGTTTAGTGGCTTCTGTAGGTGCTGCTTGA
- a CDS encoding methylated-DNA--[protein]-cysteine S-methyltransferase: MRSQLLDHALQPTLDYTQATSPLGMTPATYRRGGKGAQIRFSIVPCSLGFLLVAATPTGLCSVTLGDATVTLEAALRQEFPAGEMQLDDSHLQTWTESLLGFLAGQEPQLDLPLDVPGTAFQWRVWQILRSIEYGDTRSYSQVAAMMGQPQAVRAVARACATNPVALVVPCHRVLRSDGSLGGFRWGLARKRDLLAQERKPL, from the coding sequence ATGCGATCGCAACTTTTAGATCATGCTTTACAGCCCACCTTAGACTACACACAGGCAACTTCACCATTGGGCATGACTCCAGCGACTTATCGGCGTGGTGGTAAAGGCGCACAAATCCGCTTCAGTATTGTTCCTTGCTCGCTAGGCTTCTTGTTAGTAGCGGCGACTCCAACAGGTCTTTGTTCCGTTACATTAGGCGATGCAACAGTAACGCTCGAAGCCGCCTTGCGTCAGGAGTTTCCAGCAGGTGAGATGCAACTCGATGATTCACACCTGCAAACTTGGACTGAATCGCTTTTGGGATTCTTGGCAGGGCAGGAGCCTCAGTTAGACTTACCCTTGGATGTACCAGGGACGGCGTTTCAGTGGCGCGTTTGGCAAATCTTGCGCTCTATCGAATATGGTGACACCCGCTCCTACTCACAGGTGGCTGCAATGATGGGACAGCCGCAAGCGGTACGGGCAGTAGCGCGGGCTTGTGCGACTAACCCAGTCGCTTTGGTGGTGCCTTGCCATCGAGTGCTGCGGAGTGATGGTTCGTTGGGTGGGTTTCGTTGGGGCTTGGCACGTAAACGAGATTTGCTGGCCCAAGAACGTAAACCTCTATAG
- a CDS encoding prohibitin family protein: MKSQYLQTWQSLVLGVIASVLVLVGFNSFIVINPGEAGVLSILGKARDGVLAEGLHFKPPLVSQVAIYDLTVQKFEVPAQSSTRDLQDLSARFAINFRIDPAEVVEIRRKQGTLANIVSKIIAPQTQESFKIAAARRTVEEAITKRNDLKEDFDAALSQRLEKYGIVVIDTSVVDLTFSPEFARAVEEKQIAEQRAQRAVYVAQEAEQEAQADINRARGRAEAQRLLAETLKAEGGQLVLQKEAIEAWRQGGSQMPEVLVMGDQGNSVPFLFNLGNLKQAPKLRAEGT, translated from the coding sequence TTGAAAAGCCAATATCTTCAGACCTGGCAATCACTCGTGCTAGGGGTGATCGCTTCCGTTTTAGTCTTAGTGGGTTTCAATTCTTTTATTGTGATCAATCCTGGTGAAGCAGGGGTACTCAGCATCTTGGGTAAGGCCAGAGATGGCGTCCTCGCAGAAGGGTTGCACTTTAAGCCGCCGCTCGTTTCTCAGGTGGCAATCTACGATTTGACCGTGCAGAAATTTGAAGTGCCAGCCCAAAGCTCCACGCGCGATCTGCAAGACTTGTCGGCACGCTTTGCCATCAACTTCCGCATTGATCCGGCTGAAGTAGTCGAGATTCGGCGGAAGCAAGGCACCTTAGCCAACATTGTCTCCAAAATCATTGCCCCCCAAACGCAAGAATCTTTCAAAATTGCAGCAGCGAGAAGAACCGTCGAAGAAGCTATTACCAAACGCAACGACCTCAAAGAAGACTTTGATGCAGCGCTGAGCCAGCGTTTGGAAAAGTATGGCATCGTGGTTATCGATACGAGCGTGGTAGATCTCACTTTCTCGCCAGAGTTTGCTAGAGCCGTAGAAGAAAAGCAAATCGCAGAACAACGGGCACAGAGAGCTGTGTATGTGGCGCAAGAAGCAGAACAGGAAGCCCAAGCAGACATCAACCGAGCACGAGGCCGAGCCGAAGCTCAACGACTGCTAGCCGAAACCCTGAAAGCGGAAGGAGGTCAACTCGTCCTGCAAAAAGAAGCGATCGAGGCTTGGCGACAGGGTGGGTCTCAAATGCCTGAAGTATTAGTCATGGGAGATCAAGGCAATAGTGTCCCCTTCTTGTTCAATTTGGGGAATCTAAAGCAAGCACCCAAACTTAGAGCAGAAGGAACTTAG
- a CDS encoding PAS domain S-box protein, producing the protein MRTSTEISTEIEEKFGFFPPFFSPALATPAILENLWQQTIAAYIENPLPPLFKEKLSGYLSRFCPVPYCLICHSCSLYQLGMQAQEILAFLELAPPNSQEINIHLDRLSAEADVVRILSQLNAALDESLLCCAIFIALQTDQAEVCRQELRQLLGDENYHYLVTFIAYVKTSHEWMKAHPEVSYEADQRFQNNFSDLVEHEPRLVNFFNTYWQRSQQESLGWPRTPEIQITNEGGEAAAIANLNFAQAINSASDGILLSDPNQDNNPIIYANPAFSRITGYSVAEVLARNCRFLQGAATDPKAVTQIREAIAQRREIQTTILNYRKDGQSFWNQLRISPVCSKSGELLYFVGLQADITEREQTEEQIREQALLFNHSQDAILVLDLENRILFWNSGAARLFGWAAHEAIGRYLDELLFDELCPTLQAAQRSVNEQGEWQGELQQRTKDGRQVTVESRWSLIRQSNVPKSILIVNTDITQRKQAENQRLRTQRLEGISTVASGLAHDLNNALSPILMAIPLLSQKLQDEQSQQLLGMLERNAQRSASLLKQVLDFVRGIEGEKQTIDVNQLILGVEQTLKQRFPQNILVRTSLSAPDLWTISGDANQLHQALMHLCDNARDAMPNGGILRISAENLWIDASNLRAHAIAEMGSYILITVSDTGFGVPAENLNRIFEPFFTTKAFGQGTGLGLSRAVGIIKGHEGDVDVFSVVGKGTQLKVYLPAIPRSIPSSHQPGSTAEGSLILVIDGNQPARELAQTTLEGCGYQVLTASDGIEAIALYAHHWSEICLVILDMAVPELDAPTVIQALHKINPQVGVVVTTNQSLTDPVSAELGGNIKAVLNQPYTREELTDTLQAIFG; encoded by the coding sequence ATGCGTACTAGTACAGAAATTTCCACAGAAATCGAGGAGAAATTTGGATTTTTTCCACCTTTTTTCTCGCCTGCATTAGCCACTCCAGCAATTCTAGAGAACCTTTGGCAGCAAACTATTGCAGCCTACATCGAAAATCCTTTACCGCCTTTATTTAAAGAAAAACTTTCAGGTTATCTTTCCCGCTTCTGCCCGGTTCCTTATTGCCTTATTTGCCACAGTTGCTCGCTTTATCAATTGGGTATGCAAGCGCAAGAGATTCTGGCTTTTCTAGAACTCGCTCCACCAAATTCTCAAGAGATTAATATCCATCTAGATCGGCTGAGTGCTGAAGCAGATGTTGTCCGAATACTATCCCAGCTAAACGCAGCTCTAGATGAGAGTTTGCTGTGCTGTGCTATCTTTATTGCCCTACAGACAGACCAAGCTGAAGTCTGCCGACAGGAATTGCGCCAGCTTTTGGGTGATGAGAACTACCACTATCTCGTCACCTTCATTGCTTATGTCAAAACCTCGCATGAATGGATGAAAGCACATCCTGAAGTATCTTATGAAGCGGATCAGCGGTTTCAAAACAATTTCAGTGATTTAGTAGAGCACGAGCCTCGACTAGTTAACTTCTTTAATACTTATTGGCAACGATCGCAGCAAGAGTCGCTAGGATGGCCTCGCACACCGGAGATCCAAATCACAAATGAGGGTGGAGAAGCTGCGGCGATCGCTAACCTCAACTTTGCCCAAGCAATCAACTCCGCCTCCGATGGCATCTTGTTGAGCGATCCGAACCAGGATAACAATCCGATTATTTACGCCAACCCTGCCTTTTCTCGAATCACAGGTTACTCAGTCGCAGAGGTTTTGGCGCGTAACTGTCGGTTTTTGCAAGGTGCTGCCACTGATCCTAAGGCTGTGACCCAGATTCGGGAGGCGATCGCTCAACGGCGAGAAATTCAGACCACGATCCTGAACTACCGCAAAGATGGTCAGTCCTTTTGGAATCAACTGAGGATTTCTCCAGTTTGCTCCAAGAGCGGGGAGCTACTATATTTTGTGGGCTTACAAGCAGACATCACCGAGCGAGAGCAAACAGAGGAGCAAATCCGCGAGCAAGCCCTGCTCTTTAACCATTCTCAAGATGCCATTCTGGTTTTGGATTTAGAAAACCGCATCCTATTTTGGAATAGCGGTGCAGCTCGCTTGTTTGGGTGGGCCGCTCATGAAGCGATCGGGCGCTACCTAGATGAATTGCTGTTTGACGAGCTGTGTCCAACTCTGCAAGCCGCTCAAAGATCTGTAAACGAACAGGGTGAGTGGCAAGGCGAACTTCAACAACGCACGAAAGACGGCAGACAAGTAACGGTAGAGAGCCGCTGGTCTTTAATTCGACAAAGCAATGTCCCTAAATCGATCTTGATCGTCAACACCGACATCACCCAAAGAAAACAAGCCGAGAATCAGCGCTTACGAACTCAGCGACTAGAAGGCATTAGCACCGTAGCAAGTGGATTGGCGCATGACCTCAACAACGCACTCTCACCCATCCTGATGGCGATTCCTTTGCTCTCCCAAAAGCTCCAAGACGAGCAAAGCCAGCAACTGTTAGGGATGCTAGAAAGAAACGCGCAACGCAGTGCTAGTCTGCTGAAACAGGTACTAGATTTTGTCCGAGGCATTGAAGGCGAAAAGCAAACCATAGATGTCAATCAACTCATCTTGGGCGTTGAGCAAACCCTGAAACAGCGATTTCCTCAGAACATCCTCGTTCGCACTTCGCTCAGCGCTCCAGACTTGTGGACGATATCGGGAGATGCGAACCAACTGCATCAAGCCCTGATGCATCTCTGTGACAATGCGCGCGATGCCATGCCCAACGGCGGTATTCTGCGGATTTCTGCCGAAAATCTTTGGATTGATGCGAGTAATCTGCGGGCTCATGCGATCGCTGAAATGGGTTCCTATATCCTGATCACCGTTTCTGACACAGGTTTTGGTGTCCCCGCCGAAAATCTCAACCGCATTTTTGAACCTTTCTTTACCACCAAAGCTTTTGGGCAAGGGACAGGCTTAGGGTTGTCACGGGCTGTAGGCATTATCAAAGGTCACGAGGGAGACGTTGATGTGTTTAGTGTCGTAGGTAAGGGCACCCAACTCAAGGTGTATCTACCTGCAATTCCCCGTTCTATTCCTAGCAGCCACCAGCCCGGATCGACGGCTGAGGGCAGCTTAATTCTGGTGATCGATGGCAACCAGCCTGCCCGTGAGCTGGCTCAAACAACGTTAGAAGGCTGTGGCTATCAAGTTTTGACCGCCAGTGATGGCATTGAGGCGATCGCGCTTTACGCTCATCACTGGTCAGAGATTTGCCTGGTGATTTTGGATATGGCAGTTCCAGAACTTGATGCACCCACAGTGATTCAGGCGTTGCACAAAATCAACCCGCAAGTTGGGGTTGTTGTCACGACTAACCAGTCCCTCACCGATCCAGTGAGTGCTGAGCTGGGCGGCAATATTAAAGCAGTTCTCAATCAGCCCTACACCCGCGAGGAACTGACGGACACGTTACAAGCAATTTTTGGCTAA